In one Leishmania infantum JPCM5 genome chromosome 7 genomic region, the following are encoded:
- a CDS encoding homoserine dehydrogenase-like protein, whose protein sequence is MTVVRAALLGFGTVGQGIYSIAQQRREQLKQRLGGVELVIVKILVRDLRKRSRVLPDRCASDAKLLTDDIEDVFRADVQVIFEATVGEEPAFTYLQRAIVEHGCSVITANKVMFARYGAALQELAASCTPTSSFPATRVYVGFEATVAAGVPIIKTLQNMCHVQQVRKIEGIVNGTSNYILTELREHPEKTFEEVLKKAQELGYAEADPTNDVAGQDAFVKLLVMVAIAFGHQPSRSTIPVTGIDTLTPEMLQDARAKGLRYRHVVSAAMEGAATSSCAPKSSAAEEEEAQSRTRPLHERLTCSVKPMLLGPEHPLYHMDGTTSAVSVWTDYLGVVTISGPGAGMYCTASAMMEDYAVWMEAFRRP, encoded by the coding sequence ATGACGGTCGTTCGCGCTGCCCTCCTGGGCTTTGGTACCGTAGGGCAAGGTATTTACAGtatcgcgcagcagcgccgtgagCAGCTCAAGCAGAGGCTTGGCGGCGTGGAGCTCGTCATCGTAAAGATTCTCGTGCGCGACCTGCGCAAAAGAAGTCGCGTCTTGCCGgaccgctgcgcgagcgaTGCGAAGTTGCTCACGGACGACATCGAAGACGTCTTCCGCGCTGACGTGCAGGTCATCTTCGAGGCGACGGTGGGTGAAGAGCCGGCTTTCACGTACCTCCAGCGTGCCATTGTGGAGCATGGGTGCTCGGTGATAACAGCCAACAAGGTGATGTTCGCCCGGTATGGCGCTGCCCTGCAGGAGCTGgccgcctcctgcacccCGACATCGTCGTTTCCGGCGACGCGGGTGTATGTCGGCTTTGAGGCGACGGTTGCTGCCGGCGTCCCGATCATCAAGACGCTGCAGAACATGTGCCACGTCCAGCAAGTGCGCAAGATCGAGGGCATCGTCAACGGCACGAGCAACTACATCCTCacagagctgcgcgagcaccCGGAGAAGACGTTTGAAGAGGTGctgaagaaggcgcaggagctggGCTACGCAGAGGCGGACCCCACCAACGATGTCGCCGGCCAAGATGCCTTCGTGAAGCTGCTCGTGATGGTCGCCATCGCGTTCGGTCATCAGCCGAGCCGCTCGACCATCCCGGTGACGGGCATCGACACTCTCACGCCGGAAATGCTGCAGGACGCGAGGGCGAAGGGGCTGCGCTACCGCCACGTGGTGAGCGCTGCgatggagggggcggcgacgtcgtctTGTGCACCCAAGTCGTcagcggcggaggaagaagaggcgcagTCACGTACACGGCCGCTGCACGAGCGTCTGACGTGCTCCGTCAAACCGATGCTGCTGGGCCCGGAGCATCCGCTGTACCATATGGACGGTACGACGAGCGCCGTGTCTGTGTGGACGGACTACCTCGGCGTCGTGACCATCTCCGGCCCTGGGGCCGGCATGTACTGTACCGCCAGTGCCATGATGGAGGACTACGCGGTGTGGATGGAGGCGTTCCGTCGCCCGTAG
- a CDS encoding acetylornithine deacetylase-like protein — MASLQHVRDMLAKLVSFETVSARTNLPLIEYVQGYLAACGVKHVTVMRSADGIHANLLATLPSAEGSVEGGLILSGHTDVVPVDGQKWASDPFVLTERDGNLYGRGSCDMKAFIAVCLALVPEWVRAPPRKPVQIALTYDEETTFDGVRQLMRERGSDLKKCEGCIIGEPTMLDLVIAHKGIFYSYITFKGKAAHSSLQTAGYNSIEPAMRVFQKLFEMRDRFAREGPFEEGFNITHTTLCPALTTGGNAINTIPAECSLGFEFRNVPSHPASVIKKEIWDFISAETERVKLACPEGGIDVVKRGEVEPFGGNKDASVVKALMAANPELPKMAKVSFCTEAGEYQAAGINSVVCGPGNIEQAHKANEFVSLEQLDKGLLVVRRVVQLMCGGSEASQL, encoded by the coding sequence ATGGCCTCCCTCCAACATGTGCGTGATATGCTGGCGAAGCTGGTTAGCTTCGAAACTGTGAGTGCGCGCACGAACCTGCCGCTGATCGAGTACGTGCAGGGGTATCTTGCGGCGTGCGGCGTGAAGCACGTGACGGTGATGCGATCGGCGGATGGGATCCATGCAAACCTGTTGGCGACGCTACCAAGCGCGGAAGGCAGCGTGGAGGGCGGGCTGATCCTGAGCGGGCACACAGATGTTGTGCCAGTGGACGGGCAGAAGTGGGCAAGTGACCCGTTCGTGCTGACGGAGCGCGATGGCAACCTTTACGGGCGCGGGTCGTGCGACATGAAGGCGTTCATTGCTGTGTGCCTTGCCCTTGTGCCGGAGTGGGTgcgtgcgccaccgcggaAGCCCGTGCAAATCGCGCTTACTTACGACGAGGAGACGACGTTTGACGGCGTGCGGCAGCTGATGCGCGAGCGGGGAAGCGATCTGAAGAAGTGCGAGGGCTGCATCATCGGCGAGCCGACGATGCTCGACCTCGTGATTGCGCACAAGGGCATCTTCTACAGCTACATCACGTTCAAAGGCAAGGCTGCACACTCTTCGCTGCAGACTGCGGGGTACAACTCCATCGAGCCTGCGATGCGCGTGTTTCAGAAGCTTTTCGAGATGCGTGATCGCTTCGCCCGCGAGGGCCCCTTCGAGGAGGGCTTCAACATCACCCACACGACTCTCTGCCCGGCTCTCACGACCGGCGGCAACGCGATAAACACGATCCCTGCAGAGTGCTCGCTGGGCTTCGAGTTCCGCAACGTGCCGTCTCACCCTGCATCTGTGATTAAGAAGGAGATCTGGGACTTTATCAGcgcggagacggagcgcGTGAAGCTGGCGTGCCCGGAGGGGGGCATAGACGTGGTGAAGCGCGGCGAAGTCGAGCCCTTTGGCGGCAATAAGGATGCGTCGGTCGTGAAGGCCCTCATGGCTGCCAACCCTGAGCTGCCGAAGATGGCGAAGGTGTCGTTCTGCACGGAGGCGGGCGAGTACCAGGCCGCTGGCATCAACTCCGTGGTGTGCGGCCCCGGCAACATTGAGCAGGCACACAAGGCGAACGAGTTCGTGTCGCTGGAGCAACTGGACAAGGGCCTGTTGGTGGTTCGCCGCGTTGTGCAGCTGATGTGCGGCGGGAGCGAGGCCAGCCAGTTGTGA